The sequence TGCAGTTGGCGGCCGGTGGCGTCGGTGTAGCTGCCGCGCAGCAACGGCGCGGCCTCGGCGTTGAGGAAGCCGACGATGCGGGTGCGGGTCGCGATGCCGCCGGCCTTGCGGTACATCTGCTCGTAGTGGGTGCGGGCGGCGCGCAGCATCTCGATGTCGGCCGCCGTGACCCGGTGCCGGCCGCCCCGGGAGACGTCCACGTCCTCGGGCGGGTTCTCCCACTCCCACACCGGCATGACGGCGGGGGTACCGGTGACCGCGGGGGCGCCGAGCACATGTGGGCGCTGCTGTTCGTCGGAGCGCCACAGCGCGGTGGCCCGTTCCACGAAGCCGGAGAGCGAGCCGGCGTGCGGGGTGCTGGGCTCGCCCGGCACCCCGAGTCCGATGTCGTCCAGGGTGACCGGGCGGCGCAGTCGTCCGGCCAGCACCTCGCAGATCAGGTCGGGCACCTGGCCGCGTGGCCGTTGACCCTTCAACCACCTTGCCACGGCGGTGTGTTCGTAGCGGAGCGTCAGACCCCGCTTCCGGCCCGCCTGGTTCACATGGGCGGCGAGACCGGCGTGCGAGATCCCCGCCTCGTCCAGGATCGCGTCGAGCAGAGTGTTGGGCTGCATGGGATTGCCCCCCGGGTGGCCTGGTGCCGACAGCGTAGTGCGTCCGCTTTCACACGGGGTGTGAACGGAGTGCCCGCATCCGCAGTGTGTGCACGCTGTCGCGGAGAGTGGTGTGCCGGTTGACTGAAATCCCTCGCAAGAGGCCGGCCAAGCCGTCGGCTCCCCCTCAGAAAGCGGCGGCTTGGCCGTTTCCGTCCCGCGCCCCTGACAGTTCGGCGCTTCTTCGGCCGTTCCGCAGGACCAGTACCGCCACGTCGTCCGATGGCCGGCCCGCCGTATGGCGCAGGAGGGCCGTGAAGACCGTGCGGAGGACCTTCTGAGCCGTCACCGGGTGATCGTGTACGGCCTCGCCCAGTGCCGTGGGCAGGGAGAAGAAACGGCCGTGGGCATCTCGGGCGTCCTCGGCTCCGTCGGTGAACAGGACCAGGGAGTCTCCGGGGAGCAACTGCCCGCAGGGGTGCGTCTCCAGCTCGGCCGGCAGCGGGAAGGGGCCCAGCGGCGGGAGTGGATCGGCTCGGGTGAGCGGCTCCACCCGGGTGCCGCTGAGCAGATACGGCCAGGGATGCCCGCAGTTGAGGGCGCGCAGTTCGCCCTCGTCGCCGATTTCCAGGAGCAGAACGGTGACGAACTCCTCGGCGACCGGATTGTCGGGCTCCTGGGTGCCGCTCGACGGGTGTTCGGCACGGGCCCGCTCGCGCAGGTGGCGGGCCAGGGCGCGCTCCAGTCTGCGCAGCACGGCGCCGAGTTCGGGCTCGTCGTGCGCCGCCTCGCGGAAGCTGCCGAGCACGGCGGCAGCGGTGCCGAGGGCGCCGATGCCGTGGCCGCGTACGTCGCCCATCACCACCCGGACCCCGTGTTCGGTGGCGACCGCCTCGTACAGATCGCCGCCGATCGTCGCGCCGTGGTCGGCGGACAGCTGGGCCGCGGCGACGTTCAGACCGTCGACGCGAGCCGGCAGGGGCCTGAGGACCACGCTCTGCGCGGCGCCGGCGACCCGGCGGGCCTGCCTCAGTTCGCGCAGCAGGGCGCGACGGACATGGACCATCAGTCCGGTGCCGACGGCGAAGAACACGGCGCTGGTGACGATGCGCGCGCCGAGCCCGTGCTGCTGGGCGAGCGGGCAGCCGAACTTGTAGCCGACCGCCGTGGCTCCCCAGACCGTGGGCAGTACGGCTCCCCGCGCGGTGGGTGCCCGCGCCTTGATGCGGATCATGCCTCTGGTCCCCCAAGTGGGCCCTGACAGAGCAGACGGACCGACCCCGAAAGGCCGGTCCGATTCTGTCCAGAGGCATGGCCCGGAAGGGCCAGATCACCTCTGATTCCCACCCGAACGAGTGAGCACACCCCGGCCAACCCGCATTTATGCAGCTGACGGCAGGGTCGGCATCCTGGGGGCGCGGGAAACCGCGCGGCCGGCCACGACGAAGCCGCAGCCGGCCGACAGCAGAACCCCCGAGGGCGACTAGCCCCTCAGAACCGCACCGGTCCGCTCGCCCGCAAGGGCAACAGCAGCATCCCGGGCAGCCGAGGCCTCGTCCACGGTCAACGTACGATCCCCCGCCCGGAAGCGGAGCGCGTACGCCAGCGACTTCTTCCCCTCGCCAAGCTGCGCGGCATTCTCGTACACGTCGAACAGCCGGATGGACTCGAGCAGTTCGCCCGCGCCCTCACGCAGCGCCGCCTCGACCTGAGCGGCCGGCACCGGCTTGTCGACCACGAGGGCGACATCCTGCGTGGCGACCGGGAAGGCGGAGATGCTCGGCGCCTGCGGGACACCGTCGCCCACCGCCTCCAGCGCGTCCAGGTCCAGCTCCATCGCGCAGGTGCGCTCGGGCAGCCCCAGGGCCTTGAGGACACGCGGGTGCAGTTCTCCCGCGTGGCCCACGACCTGCTCCGTGCCGTCGGCGACGACCACCAGCTCGGCACAGCGGCCGGGGTGCCAGGGACCGTACTGTCCCTTGCGCACCACCAGGTCCGCGCCGGCCTCCTGGGCGACGGTCCGCGCCGCCTGGACCGCGTCGGCCCACCCGGCCGGACGGCCACCGCCCCACCAGCCGGCCTGCTCGCGAGCGCCCGTGAGGACGGCGGCCACGTGCCGGGGCTGCTCGGGCAGCGCCCCGTTCAGCGAAGCGATCTCCTCGTCGGTGGGACGCCGGTCGACGGGCAGGTGCCCGCCGGCGCGCCGCTCCTCGCGCGGCTGGAAGACCAGGCCCGTCTCGAAGAGCGCCAGGTCGTGCGAGCCACGGCCGTCGTTGCGCCGCAGCGCACCCAGCAGGCCCGGCAGCAGCGTCGTACGGAGCGCGGGCTCCTCGTCGTTGAGCGGGTTGACCAGCTTCACGACGCGGCGGGCCGGGTCGTCGGCCTCCAGGCCGAGCTGGTCGAAGACCTGCTCGCCGACGAACGGGTAGTTCGGCGCCTCGACATAGCCCGCGCCTGCCAGGGCCCGGCCGACCCGGCGGTGCAGCCGCTGGCGGTGGGTCAGGCCGCGGCCCGAGGGGAGCTTGGGCAGCGTGGAGGGCAGGTTCTCGTAGCCCTCCAGACGGATGACCTCTTCGGCGAGGTCGTTGGGGTCGGTCAGGTCGGGCCGCCAGGACGGGACGGTGACGATCAGCTCGTCCTGTCCGTAGACGTCGCAGCCGATCTCCTGGAGGCGCCGGACGACGGTCTCGCGGCCGTAGTCCACACCCGCGACCTTGTCCGGGTGGTCGGCCGGGACGGTGATCGTGTGCGGGGCGGAGGGCGCGATGATCTCGGTGACGCCGGCCTCGGCGGTACCGCCCGCGAGCAGCACGAGCAGGTCGACGGTGCGCTGGGCCGCGGCGGAGGCGGCCTGCCGGTCGACGCCCCGCTCGAAGCGGCGGGAGGCCTCGGACGACAGCTTGTGACGACGGGCCGTACGGGCGATCGAGACCTCGTCGAAGTGGGCCGCCTCGATGACCACGCCGGTCGTGGCGTTCTCGACATCGTCGTGGTCGGCGATCTCCGTGTTCGCGCCGCCCATGACACCCGCGAGGCCGATCGGGCCCCGCTCGTCGGTGATGACGAGGTCCTCGGCGTGCAGCCCCCGCTCGACGCCGTCGAGGGTGACGAGCTTCTCGCCCTCCGCGGCGCGGCGCACGCCGATGGTGCCCTGGACCAGGTTCCGGTCGTAGGCGTGCAGCGGCTGGCCCAGCTCCATCATCACGTAGTTCGTGACGTCGACGGCGAGCGAGATCGGGCGCATGCCGACCTTCTGCAGCCGGCGCCGCAGCCAGATCGGGGAGCGCGCCTCGGGGCTCAGACCGGTGACGGTGCGGGCGGTGAAGCGGTCGCAGCCCATCGGGTCGGAGACCTGGACCGGGTAGCCGAAGGCGTTCGGGGCCGGTACGTCGATCAGGGCCGGGTCGCGCAGCGGCAGGCCGTAGGCGATCGCGGTCTCGCGGGCGACGCCGCGGATGGACAGGCAGTCGCCGCGGTTGGCGGTGACGGCGATGTCGATGACCTCGTCGACCAGCTCCAGCAGCTCGATGGCGTTCCTGCCGACCTCGGTCTCCGGCGGCAGCACGATGATGCCGTGGTTGCCGTCGTCGCCCATGCCCAGCTCGTCGCTGGAGCAGATCATGCCGTGGGACGTCTTGCCGTAGGTCTTGCGGGCGGCGATCGAGAAACCACCGGGCAGCGTGGCGCCCGGGAGGACCACGACGACCTTGTCGCCGACCGCGAAGTTGCGGGCGCCGCAGACGATCTCCTGGGGCTCGCCGGTGCCGTTGGCCTGGCCGACGTCGACGGTGCAGAAGCGGATCGGCTTCTTGAACTCCGTCAGCTCCTCGATGGTCAGCACCCGGCCGACGACCAGCGGGCCCTTGAGGTCGGCGCCGAGCTGCTCGACGGTCTCGACCTCGAGCCCGGCCGAGACGAGCTTCTCCTGGACGTCGCGGCCGGATTCCGTCGCCGGCAGGTCGACGTACTCCCGCAGCCAAGAAAGCGGGACCCGCATCAGATCTCCATCCCGAACGGCCGGGTGAACCGGACGTCACCCTCGACCATGTCTCGCATGTCTTCGACGTTGTGGCGGAACATCAGCATCCGCTCGATGCCGAACCCGAAGGCGAAGCCGCTGTACTTCTCCGGGTCGACGCCGCAGGCGGCGAGCACCCGCGGGTTGACCATGCCGCAGCCGCCGAGCTCGATCCAGCCCTCGCTGGAGCAGGTACGGCAGGGCCGGTCCGGGTTGCCGACGGACTCGCCGCGGCAGACGTAGCAGACCATGTCCATCTCGGCGGACGGCTCGGTGAAGGGGAAGAAGTTCGGGCGCAGCCGGGTCTTCATGTCCTCGCCGAACAGCGACTGGACCATGTGGTCCAGAGTGCCCTTGAGGTCGGCCATGGTCAGGCCCTCGTCGACCGCGAGCAGCTCGACCTGGTGGAAGACCGGGGTGTGCGTGGCGTCCAGCTCGTCGGTGCGGTACACGCGGCCGGGGCAGATCACGTAGACCGGCAGCTCGCGGTCGAGCAGGGAGCGGATCTGGACGGGCGAGGTGTGGGTGCGCAGCACGACACCCGACTCGCCGGTGCCGTCCGGGCCCTCGACGAAGAAGGTGTCGGCCTCGCCGCGGGCCGGGTGGTCCGGGCCGATGTTGAGCGCGTCGAAGTTGAACCACTCCGCCTCGATCTCGGGGCCCTCGGCGACCTCGTAGCCCATGGCCACGAAGACGTCCTCGATGCGCTCCGAGAGCGTGGTCAGCGGGTGCCGGGCGCCCGCCGGGACGCGGTCGTGGGGCAGTGTGACGTCCACGTCCTCCTCGACCAGCACACGGGCGTCGCGCTCGGCCTCCAGCTCGCCCTGACGGGCGGCGAGGGCCTTGTTCACGGCGCCGCGGGCCATGCCGACGCGCTTGCCGGCCTCGGCTTTGGCGTGCGGGGGCAGGGCGCCGATCTCGCGGTTGGCGAGGGCCAGCGGGGAGGCCGGGCCGGTGTGGGCGACCTTGGCCTCGTGGAGCGCGTCGAGGGAGCTCGCTGCGGCGAAGGCGGCGAGCGCCTCGCCCTGCATGCGCTCGATCTCTTCCGGTTTCAACGCCTCGACCTCGACAGGGTCGTACGACTTATTGGGTGCCGACATCTCTTCCCGTGCTTCCGATTGGCTGGCGGATGGTCCCCGTCACCGACTCGCGAGGGC is a genomic window of Streptomyces griseochromogenes containing:
- the pheT gene encoding phenylalanine--tRNA ligase subunit beta; translation: MRVPLSWLREYVDLPATESGRDVQEKLVSAGLEVETVEQLGADLKGPLVVGRVLTIEELTEFKKPIRFCTVDVGQANGTGEPQEIVCGARNFAVGDKVVVVLPGATLPGGFSIAARKTYGKTSHGMICSSDELGMGDDGNHGIIVLPPETEVGRNAIELLELVDEVIDIAVTANRGDCLSIRGVARETAIAYGLPLRDPALIDVPAPNAFGYPVQVSDPMGCDRFTARTVTGLSPEARSPIWLRRRLQKVGMRPISLAVDVTNYVMMELGQPLHAYDRNLVQGTIGVRRAAEGEKLVTLDGVERGLHAEDLVITDERGPIGLAGVMGGANTEIADHDDVENATTGVVIEAAHFDEVSIARTARRHKLSSEASRRFERGVDRQAASAAAQRTVDLLVLLAGGTAEAGVTEIIAPSAPHTITVPADHPDKVAGVDYGRETVVRRLQEIGCDVYGQDELIVTVPSWRPDLTDPNDLAEEVIRLEGYENLPSTLPKLPSGRGLTHRQRLHRRVGRALAGAGYVEAPNYPFVGEQVFDQLGLEADDPARRVVKLVNPLNDEEPALRTTLLPGLLGALRRNDGRGSHDLALFETGLVFQPREERRAGGHLPVDRRPTDEEIASLNGALPEQPRHVAAVLTGAREQAGWWGGGRPAGWADAVQAARTVAQEAGADLVVRKGQYGPWHPGRCAELVVVADGTEQVVGHAGELHPRVLKALGLPERTCAMELDLDALEAVGDGVPQAPSISAFPVATQDVALVVDKPVPAAQVEAALREGAGELLESIRLFDVYENAAQLGEGKKSLAYALRFRAGDRTLTVDEASAARDAAVALAGERTGAVLRG
- a CDS encoding PP2C family protein-serine/threonine phosphatase, with translation MIRIKARAPTARGAVLPTVWGATAVGYKFGCPLAQQHGLGARIVTSAVFFAVGTGLMVHVRRALLRELRQARRVAGAAQSVVLRPLPARVDGLNVAAAQLSADHGATIGGDLYEAVATEHGVRVVMGDVRGHGIGALGTAAAVLGSFREAAHDEPELGAVLRRLERALARHLRERARAEHPSSGTQEPDNPVAEEFVTVLLLEIGDEGELRALNCGHPWPYLLSGTRVEPLTRADPLPPLGPFPLPAELETHPCGQLLPGDSLVLFTDGAEDARDAHGRFFSLPTALGEAVHDHPVTAQKVLRTVFTALLRHTAGRPSDDVAVLVLRNGRRSAELSGARDGNGQAAAF
- the pheS gene encoding phenylalanine--tRNA ligase subunit alpha, translated to MSAPNKSYDPVEVEALKPEEIERMQGEALAAFAAASSLDALHEAKVAHTGPASPLALANREIGALPPHAKAEAGKRVGMARGAVNKALAARQGELEAERDARVLVEEDVDVTLPHDRVPAGARHPLTTLSERIEDVFVAMGYEVAEGPEIEAEWFNFDALNIGPDHPARGEADTFFVEGPDGTGESGVVLRTHTSPVQIRSLLDRELPVYVICPGRVYRTDELDATHTPVFHQVELLAVDEGLTMADLKGTLDHMVQSLFGEDMKTRLRPNFFPFTEPSAEMDMVCYVCRGESVGNPDRPCRTCSSEGWIELGGCGMVNPRVLAACGVDPEKYSGFAFGFGIERMLMFRHNVEDMRDMVEGDVRFTRPFGMEI